A genomic stretch from Xiphophorus maculatus strain JP 163 A chromosome 14, X_maculatus-5.0-male, whole genome shotgun sequence includes:
- the LOC111611041 gene encoding cell surface A33 antigen-like, which translates to MSAVTWLLCGLSLLSARPPVFVSADPTIRAEHGQTVALPCRLTSRDPVLVVEWSRTDLGSDYVLLFRDEQIDPFNQHPSYQNRVGLKDLENRDVSLVLVDGTTDDNGTYECRVVQTGKNRRKQLISSVHLVVAPPPPSARFEKLTGDQKTRTGSEEEGGSQELLTSDPTAGSEAEVTKYGGSLVGEVQLAEALKVQFVQQNQDGEKKNQSRTVPGLIVSLFLFSLVVSAFISLTLWKKKQPETHRPVI; encoded by the exons ATGTCCGCAGTTACCTGGTTGCTCTGCGGactctctctgctctctgccAGACCTCCTGTCTTTGTCTCCGCAG atCCGACGATCCGAGCTGAACATGGACAGACGGTCGCTCTGCCGTGCCGCCTGACCAGCAGAGACCCGGTTCTGGTGGTGGAGTGGAGCAGAACCGATCTGGGCTCAGATTACGTTCTCCTGTTTCGGGACGAGCAGATCGACCCGTTTAACCAGCATCCGTCCTATCAGAACCGGGTCGGACTGAAGGACCTGGAGAACAGAGACGtgtctctggttctggtggacGGGACGACTGATGACAACGGGACGTACGAGTGTCGGGTCGTTCAGACCGGAAAGAACCGCAGGAAGCAACTAATTAGCTCCGTCCACCTGGTTGTAGCTCCGCCCCCTCCTTCAG ctCGCTTTGAGAAACTCACAGGAGACCAGAAAACCCGGACCGGatcagaggaggagggaggaagtcAGGAgctgttgacctctgaccctacAGCTG GAAGTGAAGCTGAAGTGACCAAATATGGAGGAAGCCTTGTTGGGGAGGTGCAGCTAGCTGAAGCATTAAAAG ttCAGTTCGTTCAACAGAACCAGGATGGAGAGAAGAAGAACCAGAGCAGAACGGTTCCTGGACTGAttgtttctctcttcctcttctctctggTTGTTTCTGCGTTTATTTCTTTAACTCTGTGGAAGAAGAAACAACCTGAAACTCACCGTCCAGTGATCTGA